The DNA region AATTAGTTGTAATGCCTGCTGGATAAAGCTTGATACCAAAAATTTCATCTTTTGCTTGCTCTAAAAACTTCTCATCATAATATTTAAAAAAAAGTGTCATTAAAGGATTAAAATTTTCATCCTTACAAGCTTTAAGGATACGTATTTTATAGGATTTTAAACTTTCTAAATCACAAATTGGCGGGACTAAATTAGGCATAATTACCCCGGCACTAAAATCTTTTGCACTAAAAGGTGCAACAAGCTTTAACATTTCATCATCTCTTAAATGTAAATGCATATCTAAAGGATTTTTAAGCTTCACTTTTCTCTCCTAATTTAAGTTGATAAAAACCATTTTTAAGACGCTTAAAAAGTTTTTTTTCTTCTAAAAATTTAAAAGTTGCAATAATAGTAGGTTTGCTTTGTTTTAATTGTTCTTCAAGTTCACTAATTTTAATTAGAATAAAACCATTCTCATCACAATTTTGACATAAAAACTGTAAAAGCTCAAAACGCTTTTTTCCTAAAATTTCTCTCATTAAATTTTTAAATTTCATAAAAACACACTATATAAAACAAAACCCCAAACAAAAAGGGCTAACAATATACTAAAAAATACTCCAGCACTAGCACAATCTTTAGCAATTTTTGCTTTTTCATGCCATTCATGAGTCACCAAATCTACACAAGCCTCAATAGCTGAATTAAAAGCTTCAGCAATCAAAATAAGTATTAAAACTGCTATTAAAATTAAATGCAAAACCATGTTTACTTGTAAAAAAAAACTCAAAATAAAAAAAGGAATAATAATACAAAGCTCTATCTTAAATGAAGTTTCATTTTTACATAAAGTTAAAATTCCTTCTAAAGCATATTTGGCATTATTAAAAAAATGGTATTTTGGTTTCATGGGTTTGCTTTAAGTTTAGAATTAAATAAATCATATTCTGGCTCATATAAACTTGTTTTTATATTAAAATATCCTAAAAGCGTGCTAAAAAGATTATCCTGAGAAAGTTTTAAATCTTTATGTGCTTTAACTTGATTCATCAAATTTTTATCATTAGTCCAAAAAATTGCAGGAATATGAGTTTGATTTTGTGGGGCTATAAAATAAGGCATACCATGTAAATAAATCCCATTTTCTCCTAAACTCTCTCCATGATCTGAAAGATAAAATAAAGAACTTTTATAATCTTTTTGTTCTTTTAAAAGTTTAATCATTTCACTTAAAAGATAATCAGTATAAAGCAAAGTATTATCATAAGTATTAACTAAAGCTTCATTTTGACATTTTGATAATTCATTAGTATCACAAACTGGAGTAAATTTTTTAAACTCAGAAGGATAGCGTTGATAATAACTTGGACCATGCGATCCTTGTAAATGAAGAATAATAATATTTTGCACATCTAAATGATTTAATTGTTCTTTTAGAGGAGCTAATAATTTCTCATCAAGACCACTATCAAGTAAGTACTTTTGAGTTAATCTATCACAAACCCCTTTACATCCGCCTGAATTATTATCTATCCATGCAATATTTACCCCTGTTTTATTAAGTATATCTACAACATTTTCTTGAAATTCAGAATTAGAATAATTTTGACGCTTAGAAACAGAAAACATACAAGGTAAACTCACTGCTGTTGCTGTTCCACATGAATAAAAATTATTAAAAAAGATAACCTTATCTTTTTTAGTATAAAAATTAGTATCATTTTTAACATATGTTCCAAGAGAATAATTTGCAGCTCTAGCTGTTTCACCTACTACCAAAACTAACAATTTTTTTGTACTATTATCTTCTTTATAAGCATCATTTGCTATGGTTTTAAATTTAGATTTAGTTTTTACAAAATGATCCCAATAATTATATAAAGCATAAATTTGATAAAAAGGAATATTATACATTCTTATTTCATTATAATTTCTAAAAAATGGTATAAAAGTTTTACTTAAAGGAAATAAGATTGCACCCACAACAATTAAAGCTAGTATAATATTAATCATTTTAATTTTCATATAAGATTTAAAACTATTATAATAATTAATCTTTATCTTCATGATGTAAAAAACTAAGATTAAAACTAAAACCAATATTAAGATTAATTTAAAATTTAATAATTCTTTTATTTCTTTCACATCCGTTTGAATAACATTTTGTATCATATCAGAATCTATAAGTATGCCATAAAAACTAATAAAATAA from Campylobacter hepaticus includes:
- a CDS encoding replication/maintenance protein RepL, yielding MKFKNLMREILGKKRFELLQFLCQNCDENGFILIKISELEEQLKQSKPTIIATFKFLEEKKLFKRLKNGFYQLKLGEKSEA
- a CDS encoding diacylglycerol kinase, which produces MKPKYHFFNNAKYALEGILTLCKNETSFKIELCIIIPFFILSFFLQVNMVLHLILIAVLILILIAEAFNSAIEACVDLVTHEWHEKAKIAKDCASAGVFFSILLALFVWGFVLYSVFL
- a CDS encoding phosphoethanolamine transferase → MLKLTWFKFTFLNSLIITLLNFNLFCFVYEKNAQNFFITFVFVLAYFALVHAIFSLLFIKFFTKVLSILFILSSFLSVYFISFYGILIDSDMIQNVIQTDVKEIKELLNFKLILILVLVLILVFYIMKIKINYYNSFKSYMKIKMINIILALIVVGAILFPLSKTFIPFFRNYNEIRMYNIPFYQIYALYNYWDHFVKTKSKFKTIANDAYKEDNSTKKLLVLVVGETARAANYSLGTYVKNDTNFYTKKDKVIFFNNFYSCGTATAVSLPCMFSVSKRQNYSNSEFQENVVDILNKTGVNIAWIDNNSGGCKGVCDRLTQKYLLDSGLDEKLLAPLKEQLNHLDVQNIIILHLQGSHGPSYYQRYPSEFKKFTPVCDTNELSKCQNEALVNTYDNTLLYTDYLLSEMIKLLKEQKDYKSSLFYLSDHGESLGENGIYLHGMPYFIAPQNQTHIPAIFWTNDKNLMNQVKAHKDLKLSQDNLFSTLLGYFNIKTSLYEPEYDLFNSKLKANP